The region CTAAGTGGACTAATATACCTGTTGAAAAGCTTACTGAAAAAGAATCAGAAAGACTTTTACATCTTGAGGATATTCTTCATAAAAGAGTTATAGGTCAAGATGAGGCAGTTGAATATGTTTCAAAAGCTGTAAGGAGAGCCAGAGTAGGACTTAAAGATCCTAAAAGGCCAATTGGATCATTTATATTTTTAGGACCAACTGGTGTTGGAAAAACAGAATTATCAAAGGCGTTAGCTGAAGCTATGTTTGGAAATGAAGGAAATATTATAAGAATTGATATGTCAGAATACATGGAAAAACATACAGTATCACGTCTTGTAGGATCACCTCCAGGATATGTTGGATATGATGAGGGCGGACAACTTACTGAACAGGTAAGAAGAAAACCATATTCTGTGGTATTATTTGATGAAATAGAGAAAGCTCATCCAGACGTATTCAATATATTACTTCAAATACTTGATGACGGAAGACTTACTGATGGTAAGGGTAAAACTGTAAACTTTAGAAATACAATAATAATTATGACATCTAATGTTGGAGCATCAACTATAAGAAAACAAAAAACTCTTGGATTTGAAACTGAAAAGAATGAAAAAAAGCAAGAGTATGACAAAATGAAGGATAATATTATAGAAGAGCTTAAGAATTCTTTTAGACCTGAGTTTTTAAATAGAATCGATGAAATAGTTGTATTCCATAAGCTACAAGAAAAGGATCTTAGAGAAATAGTAAAAATTATGCTTAAATCCGTTCAAGCAAGGTTAAGGGAGCAAAATATAAAAATTAATTTCACAGAAAATGCAGAAAAATTTCTTGCTGAAAAGGGCTTTGATGAGGCGTACGGAGCAAGACCTTTAAGAAGAACTATAACAAAAACTGTAGAAGACAAACTTTCAGAAGAAATATTAAAGGGAACTATAAGTAAAAATGATAATATTTTTGTAGATGTAGATGAAAATAAAGAATTGAAGTTTACAAAAGGAGAATAACTGTAGAATTTTATATGACAGGCTAATTGGGAGCATAAAACTTTTTTAGAATAATAAGCTTTAACTTTTGGTCTGTCATTTATTTAAGCAATTTTGTAATAAGTTTATATAAAATGTAGGGGGCTTTATGTCCTCTACATTTCTTGCTATAAAATAAGTATTTTGAATGTTAAAGGTTTATTTACTGACAAATGTATAAAAAGTATTGTATAATTATTTATATACAAATAGGATGTGATTATGTGAGCAAGACGAAAAGTTTTTTTGTGTGTCAGGAATGTGGATACCAATCTGTAAAATGGTTAGGTAAGTGTCCATCATGCAGTAGTTGGAATAGTTTTGTTGAAGAAAATGTAGAAAATAAAAAGAATAACAAAGTAGCTATAAATAGCATGCCAAAGTGTATAAATAATATAAAATCCGGAGAATATGAAAGATATGATACAAATAATGCTGAGTTAAATAGAGTACTAGGAGGAGGACTTGTTAGAGGTTCTATTACACTTATATCAGGTGCCCCGGGCATAGGTAAGTCAACACTTCTTCTGCAGATTTGTCAGGATATAGCATCAAAATATGGAAAAGTTCTATATGTCTCAGGAGAGGAATCTGAAGAACAGATAAAAATGAGGGGCGATAGGCTAAAAGTAGACTCACCAAATGTATTTATATTATCTGAAACAAACATGGAAGTTATAGAACAACATGTTAATGATATAAAACCTGCATTTGTCATAATTGATTCAATACAAACACTATATAAGGAACAAATAACTTCAGCTCCAGGAAGTGTTTCTCAAGTTAGAGAGTGTGCTAATGTTATTATGAGGATAGCTAAAACAAATAATATACCATTTTTTATTGTAGCGCATGTTACAAAGCAGGGGGAACTTGCTGGACCGAGAATACTTGAACATATTGTTGATACGGTTTTAACCTTTGAAGGCCAAAGAACAGAAGAGTTCAGAATACTTAGAACTGTAAAAAACCGTTTTGGAACTACCAGTGAAATAGGTGTTTTTGAAATGACGGCAGAGGGACTTCGGCAGATATATAATCCGTCTGGATTATTTCTTGAAGAAACGAATTTCAATCAGGAGGGTTCAGTTGTAATAGGAACAATGGAAGGAACAAGACCTATACTTGTAGAAATTCAAGCACTGGTTTCTAAAACAAATGCAGTTATGCCTAGAAGAACTTCTTTGGGTGTAGATAACTCAAGATTAAATTTGATTTTGGCTGTACTTGAAAAGAAACTTAAAATTCCATTTTACAATTGTGATGTATATGTAAATGTTGTAGGTGGATTAAATATTGAAGGTACCTATGGCGATTTAGGATTGGCATTAGCTTTGATTTCCAGTGTTAAGGGAGTAAGTACAAAGTTAGATAAGATGATTGTTGTAGGTGAAATTGGTCTTACAGGAGAGGTTAGGCCAGTAGCGTTTTCTGATAGGATTATTAACGAAGCTGATAAATTAGGCTTTGAAAATATATTAATTCCTCAAAAAAATATTAAATTTGACAAAAATATTGCGATAAATACAGTAGGTATATCTTATTTAAAGGAAGCTGTAAATAAAGTTTTTTAAGGGTGATTAAAGTGAATGATTTGAGGTTAAAAAAGGATAAGAAGCTTCTACAAATATTAAAGACAATGGCTCCAGGTACGGATTTGAGAGAAGGACTTGAAAATATTTTAAGAGCTAAAACTGGAGGATTAATAGTTTTAGGTGATAATGATGATGTTATGAAGTTAAGCGATGGTGGCTTTAAAATTAATTCTCAATATAGTTCATCATATATATACGAACTTGCTAAAATGGATGGGGCTATAATTTTGAGTACTGATTTAAAGAAAATAGTAAAAGCTAATGTTCAGCTAGTGCCAGACTCTTCTATACCCACATTTGAGACTGGAACTAGGCACAGAACAGCACATAGGGTGGCTAAGCAAACTGGAAATGTCGTTGTTGCAATATCTCAGAGAAGAAATGTTATAACGGTTTATAAAGACGATATAAAATATATTCTTAGGGATAGTAGCATAATACTTGCAAGGGCAAATCAAGCTATTCAAACTCTTGAAAAATACGTTTCTGTTTTAGATAGAGTTATGAGTAACTTAAATTTACTTGAGTTTCAAGATTTATGTACATTGCATGATGTAGTAATTGCAATTCAGAGAACTGAAATGGTAATGAGAGTTGTAACTGAAATAGAAAGATATATCTGTGAACTTGGAAATGAAGGAAGACTTATTTCAATGCAACTTAATGAACTGGTAA is a window of Clostridium pasteurianum DNA encoding:
- the disA gene encoding DNA integrity scanning diadenylate cyclase DisA, with product MNDLRLKKDKKLLQILKTMAPGTDLREGLENILRAKTGGLIVLGDNDDVMKLSDGGFKINSQYSSSYIYELAKMDGAIILSTDLKKIVKANVQLVPDSSIPTFETGTRHRTAHRVAKQTGNVVVAISQRRNVITVYKDDIKYILRDSSIILARANQAIQTLEKYVSVLDRVMSNLNLLEFQDLCTLHDVVIAIQRTEMVMRVVTEIERYICELGNEGRLISMQLNELVKNVEQDGIFIIRDYCQDEPNFNKIYESIQSMSSEEFLNAEVISKIMGYGDVPLIDTLISPRGYRMTSKIPRIPFSVIENLVKNFKELKKILEASHEELDSVEGIGEARARAIKSGLKKLKEQVIISKQL
- the radA gene encoding DNA repair protein RadA, which produces MSKTKSFFVCQECGYQSVKWLGKCPSCSSWNSFVEENVENKKNNKVAINSMPKCINNIKSGEYERYDTNNAELNRVLGGGLVRGSITLISGAPGIGKSTLLLQICQDIASKYGKVLYVSGEESEEQIKMRGDRLKVDSPNVFILSETNMEVIEQHVNDIKPAFVIIDSIQTLYKEQITSAPGSVSQVRECANVIMRIAKTNNIPFFIVAHVTKQGELAGPRILEHIVDTVLTFEGQRTEEFRILRTVKNRFGTTSEIGVFEMTAEGLRQIYNPSGLFLEETNFNQEGSVVIGTMEGTRPILVEIQALVSKTNAVMPRRTSLGVDNSRLNLILAVLEKKLKIPFYNCDVYVNVVGGLNIEGTYGDLGLALALISSVKGVSTKLDKMIVVGEIGLTGEVRPVAFSDRIINEADKLGFENILIPQKNIKFDKNIAINTVGISYLKEAVNKVF